One Nicotiana tabacum cultivar K326 chromosome 23, ASM71507v2, whole genome shotgun sequence genomic window, CTGAGGGAACACTATTTAGGGAGAACTGGAAGGAGATGGCTTAGAAAGGGCTTGGAGGACTAAATCCATTTGAGCATTTACTGACATTTGCTCGTTAAGCAGTCTCTCTTTTAGGTCCTCCACTTGTTTCATGAGCTCAGCATTCTCTTTTGTTATACGAGCAACTTCTTCTCATTGAGGACAACTGGAACCAGGTGCCTCCTGCTACTGACTTAACTGAGTCTCAAGGATAGCATTCCTTGCTTATCTCTGATGTAGCACTGTTCTGAGCATTGATCAGCTGAGATATGGTAGAAGTGCTTCCAACCCCTCCAATTTTCTCGATACACTCACATTTTTCAAGAGTAGCTTTGGAGAAAGTTTGCTTCTTTGTGCCCACTTTAGCTTGTCCCAGAGGAACCTTGAAGTGCTTAAAGACCTTGGTGAGAAGGAACCCATACGGCAACCCATGATTACTATATTTAAAGCCTGCCACTTTGTTCATGTGCTCTATCATAATCCCAAGCAGATTGATGGTAGTGAATTTGTCTAGTGCCTCCATGCGGAACAGGTCTGCACGAGAGGTGATAGATCTTCTCTCAGCTCGAGGCAGCAGTACCTTTCTCACCATCTCAAACAGTAGTTGGTATACAGGAAGGAGGGCCTTCTTCTGAACCTATTCCCCCTGCTGAACTGCTTTGTCCTTTAATATGGCATTTCTAAAATTTTGAGAACAGGATCCATAAACACTAGACAGCCCTTCAACTTACACACCAAGAATGGACCCCAACAAGGCAGATTCCATCACCATATCAACTTCATTCACCAACACACAGATGTGATCATCTTCAACTTTAAAAAGGTCAGCATAGAAACTTTGAACTTTCTCTTCATACACCATTGGAGCATCATTTGTGAACAAATGTGTCCACTGTTGGAACTCACAGATCTCAACCAGTTGTCTCATACCAGCCTCCTCCAAGATATCAGGGGCAAATGTGCGGCCCCATAGCACCTTTTGACTTCTTAACCTCTCTTTCCCAGCACTTCTTGGATCACCCACTCTGGCCCTctttgaggaaccaggttcctcctCCGTATCAGCTTTTCTCTTAGCAGACATGCaaatattctttcctttttcatcaaaCTTTATAGACTTTTCACCACATTCTTCCATTACCCTGGCAGCAGACTCTTCTACCAACTTATCACTAGATTCTTTCACCATATtttcaataacaacaacatcaTCAGACTTGTTCAGACTTTCAGCAGACACAGAAGATCCCCTTTTAGGGTTGGGGAGACCATGCTTCTGTGAGCGCTTTCTAGTCAAAGAACCGGGTTCCTCTTCTACTTCATCATCCACATTCACAACTAGCATTGTCTTCTCGCTCACAAATTTTTCATCTTTCACTAATTTTCTTCTCGTTGACTTAGCTTGGTTGTTCTTAAGTGCAGACTCAAGAGCCTCCTTCCTTTGCAACCTTGTAGTGGGTCGCTTAGGAGTAGACTCTTGAGCAACCATTGGTCTATGCCTAGTCAAGCTAGCAATCGGCATATCATCAGAATCCTCTTCACTAACACCTTTTTTTTCTCTGGACACAGATCTTTCCTCAGGCATCACCACACACAAAGGCTCAGCATCAATGTGAGGAGAGGGAGCAGGGTCAATATTGACCTGGGGCTCTTGAGAGGACCCTTGAGTTAGATCCTCCTGGGAGGAATCAGGTCCCTCATTTGGTACCCTAGTAGTATTGTCCTGTGCCGATTGTTCAGCAGGCACAAGCTCTTTACCCTCTTTCACAGTCTCAAACTCTTCCCCCTAAGTCCCAAAACCATCATCACCTCCTTCTATAACAACCCCTTCATGAGCTATAGATAATAGGTTCTCTATTGCCTCTTTTTCGTGTATATCCATGGAAAACTCGGGAGTGTTACCTGTGGACATAAGATCGGGAGCAGTCTTTGTTGAGTCAAACTTCTCGGAACTGTCAGTCGGATCTACCTTTGAACCTTTTTTCATAGTCGAGCATGAAATTGTCTGATTTTCTTCTTTGTCAGCAATACTCTGTTCATCCCCTTTTTCCGGTGAAGTAGGAGAAGGGCTCTGGGAAACAAATCTTTTGGGAGTCGAGATTTTGCGACTCCTATGAGAACCAGAACTCGAGTGGGTAGGAGAGGAGACGGAATGTGGGGGTGACTCTGTCCTAGGGTTTTGGTTTACAGTGGTATGGGGTGAGGAGTCTGATACGGGTGTGTCAACATGTGAGGACTCAATAGGGATGTCACTTGGAGTACTCGAGGTTGTTTGATGTTCAGCCATGGTGAGCATAAGAGAGGGAATTTGGCAGTTTGATGAGAGGCAAAAGAATGGGGTTTTGACGTTTGATGGGAGGAGTTGTAACAGTGATAGATGAAGTTATGATGGATGAGGGACCGGTTAAAAAAGGGCGGCAATTTTGGGAGTCGGGTTGATAAATATCGGGTAAGACGTTTGGGTTCACAAGATGCAGGGAAAATAAACTAACGCACTGATGACGTGACACTTATTTTAGCCGTTCAAAATTGTGCATGAGAGAACAGAGAAACTACTAACCTGTGTCAGgagaaccaggttccctgacTAATCTTGCATCTGTAAGCTTTGCCCTTTTTACCAGCGCATACTGCATCaactgcctattttctctatAATCATCATGTGTgtctacctgtaacggtatagagatgagttagacattgccagaaaatactttttagctaattttacctgaacgtgtctttcatagccaatcatcgaggtACTAGGTTCTCGACTAGGCTTTATCAATCCCAGTGCCAGACGATTTCTTTTAAAATGTTCTCTACTCAAAGCCTTGGTAAATATGTCTGTAATCTGATCTTCTGTGCTGCAGAATTTCATGCAAATGAGCCCCTTTTCAACATTGTATCTGAGGAAGTGATGGCGCACgtcaatgtgcttggttctcttACGTTGGACTGGATTTTTGTCCATATTTAGTGCACTTGTATTGTCGCATAGGAACGACACACAATCTGAGAATACTCCAAAGTTTTCCAGCTGCTGCTTGATCCACAGCGACTGAGCACAGCAAGAAGCAGCTGTTACAAATTTCGCTTCTACAATTGAGAGTgccactgagttttgcttccttgtaccTCACGAGATTAGGCAAGAACCCAGGAAATGTGCCATTCCATACGTGCTTTTCCAGTCCACCAAATATCCTGCATAATCAGCGTCAGCATACCCAATAAGATCAAAGTTGTCTCctgagggatagtagagaaccaggtcctgcGTTCCTTTGAGATGTATCAATATTCTCttggcagccttcagatgagattccttttgATTGGATTGAAACATTGCACAAAGGCCCATGCTGAACACAATGTATGGTCTGCTTGCAGTGAGATACAAGAGTGACCCTATGATCCCTCTATACACGGTCTGATTTACAGGGGAACCGGGTTCATCCATTTCTAGATGGGTAGCTGTAGCAATAGGGGTGTCGATgacttttgatgcttccatgtcaaaccttttCAGCAATTCCTTGATGTACTTTTGTTGACTTATCAATGTTTCCTTTTGAGATTGCTTCACTTGGAGTCCTAGAAAGAAATTTAATTCGCCCATCATTCTAATCTCAAACTCAttccccatgagttttgcaaatttttCACAAAGAGAGTCAGTTGTGGCTCCAaagatgatatcatcaacatatacctgaacaatgagcaggttcctccctcGTTTTTTCAgaaaaagagtgttgtcaatttttcctcttgtaaatctattttctaaaagaaattttgacaacctttcataccaagcccGGAGAGCCTGCTTTAGCCCGTACAATGCCTTGTCCAGTTTGAACACATGCTTAGGATGCTCGTGACTCTCAAAACCAGGAGACTGCTtgacatagacttcttctttcaGATAGCCatttagaaatgcacttttgacatccatttggaacggTGTGaactccatatgagatgcaaaggcaatAAAAATTCTAATGGCTTCTATTCGAGCAACTGGAGCAAATGTTTCATCATAATTGATCCCTTCTTCCTGATTTTAGCCTTGAACTACAAGCCTTGTCTTGTTTCTTGTTGtatttccaaactcatcaagtttgttccTGAATACCCATCTGGTTCCTATGATAGTTCGATCTGCAGGTCAAGGAACCAGGTGTCATACCTTGTTTCTTTCCAATTGATGCAGCTTCTCTTGCATGGTTGTGATCCAGTCTGCATCTTTCAACGCTTCTTTGATGTTTTTGGGCTCTATTTGAGAAAGAAAGTCTgaaaaggcaagtgaatttctggcttttgatctggtttgaacaCCTGAGTCAAGAGGGGtgattatgttgtcaagaggatatGAGCTTTTGTGCTTCCAGTTTGGTACCTGAATCTCATTTGTAGAGGACCTAGGTATATCTGACTGAGGTTCTTGTCCGCTTCTTACTTCAGCAAGTGGAGTACCTTGGACTGCACCAGCAACTCTATTTTCAGCTTCAGTTGTTGTGATCGTAGGACCAGGTTCCTCTCCAATGGATTTAGATGTATTTGCATCATCTTTACTGGATTCCTTGACATGACTCATCATGTCTGCCTTTTCATTTACCATGTCAATAACTTCATCTAGAACAGATAAAGGTTCTCCATCTTGGTCAACACATCTGTCCTTCTCACAGGAGAggtgagattcatcaaagatcacatgtataCTCTCTTCAACAAATTGAGTCCTTTCGTTGTATACTTTGTAAGCTTTGCTTTGGGATGAGTATCccagaaagattccttcatcatttttggcatcgaattttccaagagcttcctttccattgttgaggaCAAAACATTTACACCAGAAAGTGCTTAGATGTGTCAgcttgggcttccttccattCAGTAGTTCATTAGGAGTCTTGTTcagaagggacctgatcatgcacctgttcaccaagtagcaagcagtattgacagcttctgcccagaaatatTTTGCGATCCCACTGTCAATCAACATTGTccttgccatgtcttcaagagttctATTTTTCCTCTCCACAATACCATTTTATTGAGGTGTTCTTGGAGCCGAAAAATTGTGAGTGATACCATTTTTAGTACAAAACTCATCAAACTTGGCATTGTCAAACTCTGTCCCATGGTCAGACCTGATGCAAGCTACATTATTACCCATCTTCACTTGAATCCTTTTGACGAAAGCAACAACCACTTCAAAGGTTTCATCCTTAGTTATGAGAAACAGAGTCCAGGTGAATCTGGAGTAATCGTCAACTATAACAAAGATATATTTCTTTCCTCCCCTGCTTGCCACCCTCAtgggtccacatagatccatgtgaagaagatattgaggtactgacttcctttttgggcttgaatgAGGATCTGACTTGCTTGCCTTTTACACATGCATCATACACTTTGTGTCCTTGAAACTTGACTTGggcagaccacgaaccaggtACTTCCTGACCAGTTTGTTCAGCAACGTAAAGCTTGCATGACCCGGCCTCCTATGCCAtaattcagcatcatcatcaacaacacttAGATAGTTGAGATCACCATTCTACAgagactcaaaatcagcaacatagatatttttgtatACTTTTGCTACTAGCACCACCTCACCAGTCACTATGTTTGTGACTGTACATATTtttgacacaaattccacctCGTTTCCCTTGTCACAGATCTGGGAAACACTTAGCAAGCTGTACTTTAACCCGTTCACGTAGTACACGTTTTCGATTGAATGTGAGGGAGACTTCCCAATCCTTGTAGGGCTTTAAGTGAAAGAAAATCATTTATACTTctagtcatgtgctttgagcagccactatccatgtaccattgtaGGCTGCTTCCTTTTGATGTTCCCTGCACAAGAAAATTAGGAGTTAGACTTAGGAGGAAAGGGGTGAATGAGGTATCTTCTGGTCCAAGCAGGCATCATGCGTTTTTTATATAAGGGACCATGTTCTCTACCAGTAGTTACTTTTTCAGTGaaaactttgtttttctgttgtgACTGAAATCTGGCCTTACAGTTTTCTTTAAAGTGCCCGGTGTTGCCACAGTGATTGCAAAGCCAATTATCAGGtacagtaacatacttgctatgagggttgtagggaATATTTTCCCTTTGGAACCCAATCTCCTGCATCTTTCCCCCATTGTTGGTGTACATGGCAGTGATAACATCAGAGGACCAGGCCCACttgagtgatttttcaagatcactcttCACTCTTCCTAGTTCTTCatgaagttgtttgtttttctcaagcGCAACACATAGACTAGACTTCACTGAATTTAACtcactttcaagcttaatgtgtgtCTCGCTTGCAACTTCTTTTCCCTTTTGAGAATTTTCAGGCCTACTCTCTATTTTAGGTTCTCCAATTGTTTCCTTCAAGTCCAATACCACCACtaataggtcatctctctcatgctcaaTGTTGGCAACTCTCTCAGCTAagacttctttttcctttcttacaCACTCAAAGGTCTCTTTTAGGTCTACCACAACGACTATTAGATCATCTCTTTCATGTTATATATTTGCAATTTTTTCATCTAAGGCATCCTTCTCTTTCTTCTGGTTCTCAATTGTTTCctttaaatcaacaacaacaattactaAGTCATCTCTGGTTTGTTCTGGTTCTCCTAACTCCACAATTAAAGCatctttatcatttataagactgTGATAAGCATTAATTAACACATTTGCCAAAGACATGAGTTTTTTAGGAGAATAAGATTTcaaatttctctgaacatccaaaaaatttacctcatcatcgtcgtcatcttcatcatcatcatcagactgaGCCATCAAGGTAAAGATTGAGTCATACTCAGTTGCTTCACTTTCTACTTCCATCATTGAACTATCACCatgatcattttcttcttcagattcgctGGAGGAGTCTCcacatgcagcaagagcttgctttACAACATTGTCAACGGCATTCGTTATCTTGTAGCGTTTatcaggaaccgggttcctcttggcTGCTTTGTCAAATTTGTTTTTGTACTGATCTTGCTTTAAGAGAGGGCACTCTTTGATGAAGTGTCCTGGCTTGCCATATTTATGGCAGAGGTCATGATTTTTTGGCTTGCTAGAGTTTCCCttttttggaatgcctccattccTGCGAACCATCTTCTGGAATCTTCTTGTCAAGTAAGACATATCACCATCCTCACCACTCGAATCATTGATGTTtgtcttgaggaccaggttcttctcccttttgggttctcttctttcactgtccttattcttcttcatttcatatgtTTTCAGATTGGTTCATATATGGTCAATGTCTGCAAGTCCTTCGCCTCTGTAATGGCGTTCACTTTACTTACCCAAGAACTGGGCAGAACACTAAGGATTTTCCTGACAAGCTTGTTTCttggaatagtttcaccaagaaaGTGAAGCTCATTAATGATGGAGGTGAAGCGAGTGTGCATATCTTGGATGGATTCATCATCattcatcctgaagagctcgtattcagttgtgagcatgtcgatcttggatTGTTTAATCTGTGTCGTTTCTTCGTGAGCTATCTGAAGAGCCTCCCAGATTTCTTTTACTGATTGGCATATCGATATCCTATTATATTCATCAGGACCAATGGAACAaagaagaattttctttgcacgaaagTTCTTTTCTATGGACTTTCGATCAACGTCATTTAATTCCTTCCCCATCTTGGGAATGGCTACAGTTGGGTCGCCAAGATTCTTGGTAGGAACAAAGGGTCCGTCGCATATAACATCCCATAGCTcagaatcttcagccatgatgaagtcGTGCATCCTAGTTTTCCACCATCCGTAATACTGCCCATTGAACCTATGTGGTCTGTAAGTAGACTAGCCTTCTTCGAAGTTTGGAAGAGAAGACATGAGGATCATTTCTAGGTATTAATCTGATAGAAAGTacctgctttgataccaattgatagaatataAGGATCCACCAAACTCAAtagagaaccgggttctctatcagttccattagaacacacgcacactgcagtaagtagatgacaagaggaattttacgtggaaaattcccagctcagcgggattaaaaaccatgacctacccttgtaggatttcaacttcactactgagcaacttttagattacaacctatgcaacctaggaattaacctcttaatccctcactaacttgtaatactctattacaagccactttgtaataactctattataaagactttacaactcgactaagcCAAGACTCAATCACAAAGGTTTAAAGTTTACAAAGAGTTTCCTATAGAATACTTCTGAACAAGCTAAGTAGGAAATATAATTTtagaactattacaaagttacaacttaactaaggacatacaatgaCTTGTTGTGGGGAACTGGTCTATAgtagtgttgttctttgttcttgatgcacttgaaaATTGATTGCTTGATGATCAATGACCATGTGAGAGCTTCAATGATTTCTCTAAGTGAACAAGTGatttgttttaccttccttgatgttaataatgcatttgTGACATCATTaggatgatgtaagcaaggtaagTAAAAGACACTCCCCATAAAGTTGAGTGCTGCACTACTTCTGCACTGTAGCTTGTGTAGGCAACAACTTTACAGCTGGGGCAGTTGACTTGTACTGTTTCCTCGAGAAACGATAGGTATCTATTCCCTCTGTTGTTCCTATGACTCTAAGAGTTGAAGCATATTCCAAGCTGGAACCTTTCGATCTTAAGGCCTTGAGGATATGTAACTGGTTCCTTATTAtgttcttgacagtaagtttgttagatcatcaaaacataaagtaaggTAGTTGTAACCTATCAACCGGGGACTGCGCGGACAGCctcgtagaaataagttgtacaaattagccacGAGTAATGGAAAAATGTTTTTCGCATAGCAAATGCTTATGTaccttttgaaaatagaaggaataaagtgaaatgaaatcattttgtttttatcctatttcttgtctgaacgatgaattaactttgtcatttgaaagttaaacaaatacttcaaatactagtgtcgtaatgaacaggagacatCATCTTCAAGAGCATCGTAAATAGAAGAaagccctctcttataaaaaccctcacaaTAAAGGTTTGGTTTCggaagaatttatgcctgaaaTCAAAATGCTTTCGGGAAAAATATACCCAAGGCTTTACATAATAAGACGCAAACAGAAAAACTTGCGCAAAATTCTCAAGCAAAAGGAAGAAAATGCAAAGGTTAAAGACTTGCATGAGTATTCAAACGAAAGAAAGACTCAAACAAAAACTTAAGCAAAAAGATGTTTCTATTTACAATAACATGCCAAAATGGCACAGACACaagaattggaaaaagaaaaagaaaagataaactGCAGTATCTCCGGAacccggaggaagagaagtgtccgcGTCCCATGGAACAGTAGATGGATCCACCGATGGCTCAACATTTTGATCTTTACAAGTTTGGCCTTCAGCATTTTCATCCTCCCATGCTTCTTCACTTCCCAAAAACTCGGAACTGGAACCAGAAGGACCAGAAGCATCAGGCCTCGCTGGAAGACCACTTTTAGCAGCTAAATCAAGCTcacgggccttagcaatttcggcatcaaaatcaatgataccagcattggcctcttccaaggttttcctTATCATGCTATACATAGTAAGTTTTCTCTACAACGAGGGAATCCGCTCGgtgcttgagttcttctttgagttgggtgaCCTTGGAAAAAAGGTTTTCCCGGACGCATCTAACGGACTTGAGGCTAACATCGAGCTCGCGGATAGTAGAGCTGAAAATCTTATTATACTCAATGGTCCTATTGTGCTTCTCCTCCAGTTTGGCATATTTCACCTCTGCAACAGCAAGTTCTTCAGCCTTGAAATTCAAGGAAGCCTCTAAGTTGTTCAATCTTTCAGCAGAGGCAGTCTCATGATCGGATGCATCAAGAATGGCATTATGGACTTCATCCCATTTGGCCTTAGCCCCCCAAATGGGCAATCTCTTGGctaagggtctccacttcctGCTCACTTTGCTGCAAATAAGTTTCCAATACAACAACCTCGGAAGCCTTAGTTTTCTATTCTAAGAGGCGAATAATGGCTCGGTCCCGTTCAaccaaaagttgatcccgctcGGAGGTAAGTTTCTCTTTTTCCCTAATCAACATTCGAAGGCCCTCGAAAGTAAGAAAGTTAGCCTACAAAATGAGAAAAACAAACTCAGGATGTGTTTATACAAAAATAGTAGAAACAACAAAAGAAGTAAAGAATATACCGATGTGTCGTTGTGCATGGCGTTGTTCGACAAGCACTCTCCTGAGAGAGCCCGAATCTTTTCCCAATTATTCtgtgaagccaaaggcttcaggtaattagcaagctccaccggtcGAGATAGCAAGTTTCATCCAGTGgagaccgaaagagtaacatTCCTCACCCCTTGCGGATCTCCAGAAGGGAGAGCATAAATTTGCCCCAAATTTCtatgaactggggactggggaaGACGAACACTTCCTTCATGATCAAGTATGACCGGTGGAGGTGATGTGGCAGCTGCTGGTGGAAGAATAGATGCGGATGAAGCAGTTGATGGTGTAGGCgaaggtggagatgaagctgatgggtttgaagagtgagaagcagtTATATCAAATGTAGTGCTGGTTAttggatgctcgccaaccaaagatgGCAGGGACCCGGTACTCAGCTCCGCAGCACCGGACAGAACAATTGGGGCCTGAAGACGGAAATTGAcattatctaccaaatcaaactcttcCCCAAGGGCCGAAACATCATCCTCGATCGGTGTAACAATCTCAACGGGTCAAGCATCcagttgagatgatgaggatcgtcaTCTTCTATGcagagaagctccctcatcactagattcttcatcatcatcgatcatcATGGTGTCTACGACCGGCCCGAAAGGAGGGCCAGTCATCATCACTACTggagatgactcgggggcagCAGTCTTcaccctcttattcttttccccggccACGGAGAAGCGTATTCTTTTTGATTGTTTGTCTTCCGGCCGGGGACTCCGTAATAATGCACTTATACCTGAAGCAGGCACAGagatacctgttcgagtaagCGCCTCCTGAAGTAGCCTCGCCACATCAGCAGGATCAACCAAGATATCCTGCTCAGGGATAACAGCAAAGCTCACGGGTAGACCTGATTTCATAAACAAGGTAGAAGAAATCAATCAAGTTCTTcacatgaaaaattgaaacaCGGTGAGTttgaattaccatgatttttggccttccacccgtatttagggGCCATTTTTTTCCACAAGAGAGTTTCAGGCATCGTAACATCCAGGATCTTCTGGACCCACTGGTACAAACCTTCAATCGccggtgggatccatcgagttgctgaaacagACGAAGGATGGAGGATCAATATTGGTATAGAacaatatttaatattaaaaaaattaaacaaagagCTTATGATTATCGTTGGTGGCAAATGcaacgaaccgttccatccaTCCACTGTCGTTGTCGTCATCCATGCTAGATAACAGAGCATGGTGGCCATGCTTGCAGAGGTTTATCATTGCCCCACGGAAGATCTTGGGAGAATAGAGATTCACAATATGAGATAAGGTTAGCTCTTCTCCCGTCTCCTAGCACAAACGCTGAAGGCAAGCAACCGTCCTCCACAcaaaaggacttacttgtgccaaacacaccTGATAGCGGAGGCAAAACTTCGCAATAATggagtcaagctctccactcaaagagaACACATCCAAAGTAAAATGAtacatataaaaatatgtaaataccTCCTTGGGTAGGGTCACTCACTCCGATAGATCAGTAGCAACAATATCCAAATCGTGACAACGACAGTCTTTCTTCACAACATGAATGTtagaaggacggatggaagaaggataccAACTGACGGCCCATGTACGAGAGTTAGTAGTATAAAATTTCTCTTCGAAATCTTTTATAGTAAcaagacttctagggatgatggaGCCCGCTGTTGGAGGAGCAGAATCCTCGGccttgttcttgttctttgaaaAATTGGTACATTTTGACAAAGAAGCCATTGTATGGAAGAAAGAAAAGGTTTTTTCTTAAAGAGAGTTGGAGAAACAATGAAGAGCAGGATGCAAGTTGAATAAGAGAAGCTTGTAAAATTATGAAGTATAGAGGAGaaggttgatgcgtataagtaaaagttTTGGTGGCTAAATACATGGCCATGATTTCCTCAAGAATCGGCAAAGGTTgtgctgaatcatgggatgacgcgtattcggggcattaaatgcggagagatgtGCGTTTAATAAACTATCAGAAGCCTTcagagggagttatagtaattcctgccaaaagagtgtttctaccaacttttcgATAACACAAATTTGTGTCATCGAAAAGCAGGgtgactatctgtatagggtaaaatatgctatgacacGTGGCCACCCAAAAGAGGGACAAATTGAACCCAAGATGGGGGGATGGCCAAGACCGAAGACAACTGTTCCGTTTGTCATCGAAAAGAATAACGCTCGTAAAGATGTGATGATGTCacaccccgacctcggggagcgcgaccgacgctcaaccgagatacttcggtcaagcaagcctttacaataccttctacctAACTCACCTATGAATAAAGGgaaagaatacatttcattaattagatagaAAGAGGTCATGGAAAAATAgtagttcatttccattagttacgagattcacaagtctccaaaatagtacattgtacaatcatagttaaagtgaaACAGATAATACAATTACAACattttagtttaaccttcccaaaaatagatgcaaaccacactatgtctacaaagcctctaagaggaACAAAGGAGTGTTATGACAGTGCCGGCAATAAGgtcccgactatacctcaaaacgctaGGTACAAATGATGAaagatacaggaccccgaaatgaagtagggctcaccaaataaGCTGAGGAGAGGGTGCGTTGCTATCATTGATCAGTACCATATGCAATGGAACCACatgtatccattaaagatgcagcgcccccgataaaatggacgttagtacatatggaatagtactagtatgtaaaactaaacaccctttCAATAGAACGAGCAACAGTAAACGGAGattaaaacatgaaatcaataagagactccatcagtatcaaggtgtcaagttaggggatagataaatttcaagtaagtttc contains:
- the LOC142177407 gene encoding uncharacterized protein LOC142177407; translated protein: MAEDSELWDVICDGPFVPTKNLGDPTVAIPKMGKELNDVDRKSIEKNFRAKKILLCSIGPDEYNRISICQSVKEIWEALQIAHEETTQIKQSKIDMLTTEYELFRMNDDESIQDMHTRFTSIINELHFLGETIPRNKLVRKILSVLPSSWVSKVNAITEAKDLQTLTIYEPI